The Microbacterium sp. LWO12-1.2 genome includes a window with the following:
- a CDS encoding TerC family protein, with amino-acid sequence MPELPPLFEIGSMVALVAILIIDLLIVVRRPHVPSMKEATLWVSLYVGLALVFALLMLNFAGGEWAGQFLAGWLTEYSLSIDNLFVFVIIMARFSVPKKIQQEVLMIGIIIALLLRGIFILLGAQLIENFSWIFYIFGAWLVWTAIQQLRDHEDDDSDSFIVRALRKRIRITDTYNGIKLKVTENGHKHFTPMLIVLIAIGTTDLLFALDSIPAIFGITQSPFIVFTANVFALMGLRQLYFLLGGLLERLEYLKYGIAFILAFIGVKLVFHAMHVNELPFLNGGEHIDWAPEINTWTSLGVIVAAMAVSTMASVIKARRDAAKRGHRLTDEVAHFTSD; translated from the coding sequence ATGCCTGAACTGCCCCCTCTCTTCGAGATTGGTTCGATGGTCGCCCTCGTCGCGATCCTCATCATCGACCTGCTCATCGTCGTTCGACGCCCGCACGTACCCTCCATGAAGGAAGCCACGCTGTGGGTGAGCCTCTACGTCGGTCTTGCGCTCGTGTTCGCCCTGCTGATGCTCAACTTCGCGGGCGGGGAGTGGGCAGGGCAGTTCCTCGCAGGATGGCTGACCGAGTACAGCCTCTCCATCGACAACCTGTTCGTTTTCGTCATCATCATGGCCCGCTTCTCCGTACCGAAGAAGATCCAGCAGGAAGTGCTGATGATTGGGATCATCATCGCGCTGCTCCTGCGAGGCATCTTCATCCTCCTCGGCGCACAGCTCATCGAGAACTTCTCCTGGATCTTCTACATCTTCGGCGCATGGCTCGTCTGGACTGCTATCCAGCAGTTGCGTGACCACGAAGACGACGACTCCGACAGCTTCATCGTCCGCGCGCTGCGCAAGCGCATCCGCATCACCGACACGTACAACGGCATCAAGCTGAAGGTGACCGAGAACGGCCACAAGCACTTCACGCCGATGCTCATCGTCCTCATCGCCATCGGCACCACGGACCTCCTCTTCGCGCTCGATTCCATCCCCGCGATCTTCGGGATCACGCAGAGCCCGTTCATCGTCTTCACCGCCAACGTCTTCGCGCTCATGGGTCTGCGCCAGCTGTACTTCCTCCTCGGAGGTCTGCTCGAACGGCTTGAGTACCTCAAATACGGCATCGCGTTCATCCTCGCCTTCATCGGCGTCAAGCTCGTCTTCCACGCCATGCACGTCAACGAGCTCCCATTCCTCAACGGCGGCGAGCACATCGACTGGGCGCCTGAGATCAACACCTGGACATCTCTCGGTGTCATCGTCGCAGCCATGGCAGTATCGACTATGGCGAGCGTCATCAAGGCTCGACGCGACGCAGCCAAGCGCGGACACCGCCTCACCGACGAGGTCGCGCACTTCACGTCGGACTGA